In a genomic window of Drosophila takahashii strain IR98-3 E-12201 chromosome 3L, DtakHiC1v2, whole genome shotgun sequence:
- the Icmt gene encoding protein-S-isoprenylcysteine O-methyltransferase: MCANSPRVPAPGSGGSPRCSSLCSEGRLSLYCFAITAALILIPSVPQIHFGLVPQVWGAVLWGPVLYYALINMIIRFVLRNHDYQVAIRASFLGFAMAVSVLVICFAPSEWQQFGVYGCFMSFFHYSEFLVIACANPRTLSLDSFMLNHSVHYGLAAAASWIEFSLEVYFLPEFKRYGHIWLVGVVLCSFGEVVRKAAIITAGRSFTHLVQDEKHSDHKLITSGIYALCRHPSYVGWFWWSIGTQIVLLNPICICIYTLVSWLFFHDRVYVEEYSLLNFFQSDYVRYQKRVPTGLPFIRGYLID, translated from the exons ATGTGTGCAAATAGCCCCCGCGTCCCCGCCCCCGGGAGTGGAGGCTCCCCACGCTGCTCCAGCCTCTGTTCCGAAGGCCGCCTGAGTTTGTATTGCTTTGCGATCACCGCTGCATTGATCCTGATCCCCTCGGTGCCCCAGATCCACTTTGGACTGGTGCCCCAGGTGTGGGGCGCCGTCCTCTGGGGTCCGGTTCTGTACTACGCCCTGATCAACATGATTATACGGTTCGTGTTGCGAAACCACGACTACCAG GTGGCCATCAGGGCCTCCTTCCTGGGCTTCGCCATGGCCGTCAGCGTGCTGGTCATCTGCTTTGCCCCCAGCGAATGGCAGCAATTCGGCGTCTACGGCTGCTTCATGTCCTTCTTCCACTACTCGGAGTTCCTGGTCATCGCCTGTGCAAATCCACGCACCCTGAGCCTCGACTCCTTCATGCTGAACCACTCGGTGCACTATGGCCTGGCCGCTGCAGCCAGCTGGATCGAGTTCAGCCTGGAGGTCTACTTCCTGCCGGAGTTCAAGAGATACGGACACATTTGGCTGGTGGGCGTGGTGCTGTGCTCGTTTGGCGAGGTGGTTCGCAAGGCGGCCATCATCACAGCAGGACGGAGCTTCACACATTTG GTCCAGGATGAGAAGCACTCGGATCACAAGCTAATAACCAGCGGGATCTACGCCCTCTGCCGGCACCCCTCTTATGTCGGCTGGTTCTGGTGGTCCATCGGCACCCAGATCGTGCTCCTCAATCCCATCTGCATATGCATCTACACACTGGTCAGCTGGCTGTTCTTCCACGACCGCGTCTACGTCGAAGAGTACTCCCTGCTCAACTTCTTCCAGTCGGACTATGTGCGCTATCAAAAGCGGGTGCCAACGGGCCTGCCCTTCATCCGGGGCTATCTGATCGACTAG
- the Adk2 gene encoding adenosine kinase, translating to MTSTLQEGILVGCGNPLLDISAVVPLDFLQKYSMNEDDAILAEDRHMPIYGELVEGYQAEFLAGGSVQNSLRIAQWILRQPRVAVFFGCVGEDRYANILKEKAQSAGLDVHYQVKKDVPTGTCAVLITGTHRSLCANLAAANNFTIDHLEEPSNKALVENALYYYISGFFLTVNPPSIMQVAATAHANQRPFLMNLSAPFISQFYMAPLLAVLPYVDIIFGNESEAQAFAEAQSWPSGDLREIGKRLVALDKLNPARPRIAILTQGCDPVLLIQQDSVQEFPVTKLAVHEIVDTNGAGDAFVGGFLSQFVQGKPLDVCIRCGNYAAGHIIKNPGCTYTGEPEFVE from the exons ATGACGAGCACGCTACA AGAAGGAATCCTGGTGGGTTGCGGCAATCCGCTGCTGGACATCTCCGCCGTCGTCCCCCTGGACTTCCTGCAAAAGTACTCGATGAACGAGGACGATGCCATCCTGGCCGAGGACCGACACATGCCCATTTACGGGGAGCTGGTCGAGGGGTACCAGGCGGAATTCCTGGCCGGTGGATCCGTCCAGAACTCGCTGAGGATCGCCCAGTGGATCCTGCGCCAGCCCAGGGTGGCTGTATTCTTCGGCTGCGTCGGCGAGGATAGGTACGCCAATATCTTGAAGGAGAAGGCCCAATCCGCCGGACTGGACGTCCATTACCAGGTGAAGAAGGACGTGCCCACGGGTACCTGTGCCGTCCTGATCACCGGCACCCACCGGTCGCTCTGCGCCAATCTGGCGGCGGCCAACAACTTCACCATCGATCACCTGGAGGAGCCCAGCAACAAGGCTCTGGTGGAGAACGCCCTGTACTACTACATTTCG GGCTTCTTCTTGACCGTTAACCCGCCGAGCATTATGCAGGTGGCGGCCACCGCCCACGCCAATCAGCGACCGTTCCTAATGAACCTCAGCGCACCATTCATATCGCAATTCTACATGGCACCGCTGCTGGCCGTCCTGCCCTACGTGGACATCATCTTCGGCAACGAGTCGGAGGCCCAGGCCTTCGCCGAGGCCCAGAGTTGGCCCAGCGGGGATCTGCGCGAGATTGGCAAGCGTCTGGTGGCGCTGGACAAGCTGAATCCGGCGCGGCCGCGCATTGCCATACTCACGCAGGGCTGCGATCCCGTCCTGCTCATCCAGCAGGACTCGGTGCAGGAGTTTCCGGTCACGAAATTGGCGGTGCATGAGATTGTCGATACCAATGGCGCTGGGGATGCATTCGTTGGAGGTTTCCTGTCGCAGTTTGTGCAGGGCAAGCCGCTGGACGTCTGCATTCGGTGCGGCAACTACGCCGCCGGGCACATCATCAAGAATCCCGGATGCACGTACACTGGCGAACCGGAGTTCGTCGAGTAG
- the LOC108064058 gene encoding zinc finger protein OZF-like, which translates to MEVSMCLQDAQNAFEIKQTDETGHQMKKPLDKNLLEGIEDTDGASQQVVVRIKEEVVEELLEKEPLECPVKNEPIEEDVSEDENTRTLECEVDPSDMKIELEEDEDGLEGDRDSDDDVDDVRPFKCTQCEKTYDRNIYLQRHLLTHSETGELPFKCSLCSKAFPYSSSLQRHFQKHKEKRPLNCSHCSKSFITPESFQAHMRIHTGERPFQCTQCEKTFTHDTYLQRHLKSHTEDTTFKCSYCPKTFQYISPFEKHILIHTGERPFQCSHCSKAFTQKSALGRHLQIHTGERPFKCSHCSKTFARNSILELHLRTHTGERPYNCIQCTKSFSSLSSLNVHLRTHTGEKPYQCSICPKSYSQLGKLKAHLLTHKV; encoded by the coding sequence ATGGAGGTGTCAATGTGCCTGCAGGATGCACAAAATGCTTTTGAGATAAAGCAAACGGACGAGACAGGACACCAAATGAAGAAACCACTGGACAAGAATTTACTCGAAGGAATTGAGGACACTGATGGGGCTTCTCAACAGGTTGTGGTCAGAATTAAGGAAGAAGTTGTCGAAGAACTGTTGGAGAAGGAACCGTTGGAATGCCCAGTAAAAAACGAGCCGATCGAAGAAGACGTATCCGAGGATGAAAACACTCGTACTTTGGAGTGCGAGGTTGATCCAAGCGATATGAAGATCGAGctggaggaggatgaggatggtTTGGAGGGAGATAGAGATTCTGACGATGATGTAGATGACGTGCGACCTTTCAAATGTACCCAATGTGAGAAGACATATGACCGCAATATCTATCTTCAGCGACACCTGCTAACGCACTCAGAGACTGGGGAATTGCCGTTTAAGTGTTCCCTCTGCTCGAAGGCCTTTCCATACAGCTCAAGCCTGCAGAGACATTTTCAAAAGCACAAGGAAAAACGACCGCTCAATTGCAGCCACTGCTCCAAGTCTTTTATAACGCCTGAGAGTTTTCAGGCCCATATGCGAATCCATACGGGAGAGCGACCGTTCCAGTGTACCCAATGTGAGAAGACTTTCACACACGACACCTATCTCCAGCGACACTTGAAATCGCACACGGAAGATACAACGTTTAAGTGTTCCTACTGTCCGAAGACCTTTCAGTACATATCACCTTTCGAGAAACATATTCTAATACACACCGGCGAACGACCGTTCCAGTGCTCGCATTGCTCCAAGGCTTTTACCCAGAAATCAGCGCTTGGGCGGCACTTGCAAATCCACACGGGCGAAAGGCCGTTTAAGTGTTCTCACTGCTCAAAGACCTTTGCCCGGAATTCCATTCTTGAGCTGCACTTGCGAACGCACACAGGCGAACGGCCGTACAACTGCATCCAATGTACAAAGAGTTTCTCAAGTCTTTCCAGCCTCAATGTACACCTGCGAACGCACACTGGAGAAAAACCGTACCAGTGTTCTATCTGCCCCAAGAGTTATTCGCAGCTCGGCAAGCTTAAAGCTCACTTGCTAACCCACAAGGTTTAG
- the LOC108064064 gene encoding 10 kDa heat shock protein, mitochondrial — protein MAAAIKKIIPMLDRILIQRAEALTKTKGGIVLPEKSVGKVLEGTVLAVGPGTRNATTGSHIPIGVKEGDRVLLPEFGGTKVNLEGDQKELFLFRESDILAKLE, from the exons ATG GCCGCCGCTATCAAGAAGATCATCCCCATGCTGGACCGCATCCTCATCCAGAGGGCCGAGGCGCTGACCAAGACGAAAGGCGGCATCGTTCTGCCGGAGAAGTCGGTGGGCAAAGTTCTCGAGGGCACCGTTCTGGCCGTGGGCCCCGGTACTCGTAATGCC ACAACTGGCAGTCACATTCCCATTGGCGTGAAGGAGGGCGATCGCGTCCTGCTGCCCGAGTTCGGGGGCACCAAGGTCAACCTGGAGGGTGACCAGAAGGAGCTGTTCCTCTTCCGCGAATCCGACATCCTGGCCAAGCTGGAGTAG
- the mRpL20 gene encoding large ribosomal subunit protein bL20m, producing MVFLNLPLLVRARGPDEFWRKRRIFKLAAHYRSRTRNVYSFAIRSVHRALAYATKGRKLKKLDMAQLWSTRVEAGCQQYGVGLETFKDGLARSDILLNKKVLSDLAIWEPRSFEALVKISRERAAVEGMPDIKRRSAFNQVYGLSNMKLD from the exons ATGGTCTTCCTGAATCTGCCCCTTTTGGTGCGAGCCCGAGGTCCCGATGAATTCTGGCGGAAGAGGCGCATCTTTAAGCTGGCAGCG CACTACAGGAGCCGCACGCGCAATGTCTACTCCTTCGCCATAAGAAGTGTCCATAGGGCACTGGCCTATGCCACCAAAGGACGAAAGCTGAAGAAACTGGACATGGCGCAACTGTGGAGCACCCGCGTGGAGGCGGGTTGCCAGCAATATGGTGTGGGTTTGGAAACCTTCAAGGACGGCCTGGCGCGCTCTGATATCCTGCTCAACAA GAAAGTCTTGTCTGATCTGGCCATTTGGGAACCCCGTTCCTTCGAAGCTCTGGTCAAGATCTCTCGGGAACGGGCCGCCGTCGAAGGAATGCCCGATATCAAGCGGAGGTCGGCCTTTAACCAGGTTTACGGCCTGAGCAACATGAAGTTGGATTAA
- the RpS12 gene encoding small ribosomal subunit protein eS12 → MADVDVDVPSAAPVLDGAMDINTALQEVLKKSLIADGLVHGIHQACKALDKRQAVLCILAESFDEPNYKKLVTALCNEHQIPLIRVDSHKKLGEWSGLCKIDKEGKPRKVCGCSVVVIKDFGEETPALDVVKDHLRQNS, encoded by the exons ATGGCCGACGTTGATGT TGATGTTCCCTCCGCAGCCCCCGTCCTCGATGGCGCCATGGACATTAACACCGCCCTGCAGGAGGTCCTGAAGAAGTCCCTGATCGCCGATGGACTCGTCCATGGCATCCACCAGGCCTGCAAGGCCCTGGACAA GCGTCAGGCTGTCCTCTGCATCCTGGCCGAGTCCTTCGACGAGCCCAACTACAAGAAGCTGGTCACCGCCCTGTGCAACGAGCACCAGATCCCCCTGATCCGCGTGGACTCGCACAAGAAGCTGGGCGAGTGGTCCGGCCTGTGCAAGATCGACAAGGAGGGCAAGCCCCGCAAGGTGTGCGGCTGCTCCGTGGTCGTGATCAAGGATTTCGGTGAGGAGACACCCGCTTTGGACGTGGTTAAGGACCATCTCAGGCAGAACAGCTAA
- the Zmynd10 gene encoding zinc finger MYND domain-containing protein 10 homolog → MLNFVYPEEMYLFVESIRPFEVREVGSPKWLEVHEMIIKLSQQASLELAEKREEEVKEFLISRDKLRLLIHEAYCVTLWKTRVLPHLLEIDPNPQATFLIYTVLYHEAALVALLDVCLYHPSGCETLQESVLDLIDYCAQAVSQVIGLVSMGYHENESKLDVDEAVLTELERQKRDFIYKIGLRCISVLNYLADNVGLFHLSAARRMLVTHDIPWLMADVLCFRPWQRKTNKGMQKFIDEKWTNVDDVAKICKPEAQAWFCVRQLLLNAEIMENYAFNEARCKQLNKLLGLMHETLMDQLPPLIELKMFLSRLTLSGNTAKSQTLLLEDIPQIQEELIKDVEESGGFYQIAQDQDSVFLSKNKDDICAMASRLSKAYGTDLLCELEQNMEDLKVDEPKDAGAGGDGGGEQHSCATCQEKAKKKCAGCKQVHYCSRDCQLKDWPQHKIVCLKN, encoded by the exons ATGCTGAACTTTGTGTATCCGGAGGAGATGTACCTCTTCGTGGAGAGCATTCGTCCGTTCGAGGTGCGCGAAGTGGGGAGCCCCAAGTGGCTGGAAGTGCACGAGATGATCATTAAGCTGAGCCAGCAGGCCTCCTTGGAGCTGGCCGAGAAGCGCGAGGAGGAGGTCAAGGAGTTCCTCATCTCGCGCGACAAGCTGCGTCTGCTGATCCACGAGGCCTATTGCGTGACCCTCTGGAAGACTCGGGTTCTGCCGCATCTCCTGGAGATCGATCCCAATCCGCAGGCCACGTTCCTCATCTACACGGTGCTCTATCACGAGGCTGCTTTGGTGGCTCTCCTGGACGTGTGCCTCTACCATCCCAGTGGCTGTGAGACGCTTCAGGAATCGGTGCTGGATTTAATTGATTACTGCGCCCAGGCGGTTTCCCAGGTGATTGGCCTGGTTAGCATGGGTTATCATGAGAACGAGTCCAAGTTGGATGTGGATGAGGCGGTGCTCACGGAGCTGGAACGCCAGAAACGTGACTTTATCTATAAGATCGGACTGCGCTGCATCTCCGTACTGAATTATCTGGCTGATAATGTGGGTTTGTTTCATCTGAGCGCCGCACGCCGTATGCTGGTTACCCATGACATCCCTTGGCTCATGGCGGATGTTTTGTGTTTTCG TCCCTGGCAACGGAAGACTAACAAGGGAATGCAGAAGTTCATCGACGAAAAGTGGACCAATGTGGATGACGTGGCCAAGATTTGCAAGCCGGAGGCTCAGGCCTGGTTTTGTGTGCGACAGCTTCTCCTAAACGCCGAGATCATGGAGAACTACGCCTTCAACGAGGCACGCTGCAAGCAGTTAAACAAG CTTCTCGGCTTAATGCACGAGACTTTGATGGACCAACTGCCGCCGCTTATTGAACTTAAGATGTTCCTCAGCCGCTTGACACTCAGCGGCAATACGGCCAAGTCGCAGACTCTCCTGCTGGAGGACATTCCGCAGATCCAGGAGGAGCTGATAAAGGATGTGGAGGAAAGCGGCGGCTTCTACCAGATAGCTCAGGATCAGGACTCGGTGTTCCTGAGCAAGAACAAGGATGATATCTGTGCTATGGCCAGTCGCCTGAGCAAAGCCTATGGCACGGATCTGCTCTGCGAACTGGAGCAGAACATGGAGGATCTCAAGGTGGATGAGCCAAAGGATGCCGGAGCGGGTGGCGATGGAGGAGGAGAGCAGCATAGCTGTGCCACCTGCCAGGAGAAGGCCAAAAAGAAGTGCGCCGGCTGCAAGCAAGTGCACTACTGCTCTCG tGACTGCCAGCTGAAGGATTGGCCGCAGCACAAGATCGTCTGCCTTAAGAACTAA